One Frankia alni ACN14a DNA window includes the following coding sequences:
- a CDS encoding sensor histidine kinase: protein MTVVPGSSAPPTGPDGGTEGGTMLPAKLVRRVISGLPIGLIVLDTSDRVVLVNTVARRMGVVDSDELAVVELAELVRATRGAGSARERQIDLPPVPEPPLTRPRPDQEGVAVRARARLLDSSGHVAVILDDITESRRVEAVRRDFVANVSHELKTPVGALHVLAEAVAAASEDPVAVRRFASRMTHESARLARLVQEIIDLSRLQGAEPLPDLRPLPTAALLAEAVDRTRLVAQAQAISIAVIGDGQLQVLGDEGQLVTAVANLLDNAISYSPHGTRVVLGVRRSGMTVEISVADEGIGIAEKDLERVFERFYRADPARSRATGGTGLGLAIVKHIATNHGGSVTVWSAEGAGSTFTLRLPLFTGPTQSFTLTDRLTAAAAGSEVPDVEGAPGDHPDIIAGAGAGAGAGAGAGAGAGGGGGGGGTGGAGGGGGSKAAGAARRPGGARKRSGSAGPSDVTGGANR, encoded by the coding sequence CGATCGGCCTGATCGTCCTGGACACCAGCGACCGGGTCGTCCTGGTCAACACGGTCGCCAGGCGGATGGGCGTGGTCGACTCCGACGAGCTCGCGGTGGTGGAGCTGGCCGAGCTGGTGCGGGCGACCCGGGGGGCGGGCAGTGCCCGGGAGCGCCAGATCGACCTGCCCCCGGTGCCCGAGCCGCCGCTGACCCGGCCCCGGCCCGACCAGGAGGGCGTGGCCGTCCGCGCTCGGGCCCGCCTGCTGGACTCGTCCGGTCATGTCGCCGTCATCCTGGATGACATCACGGAGTCGCGCCGGGTCGAGGCGGTGCGGCGGGACTTCGTCGCCAACGTCAGCCACGAGCTCAAGACGCCGGTCGGAGCGCTGCACGTCCTCGCCGAGGCGGTCGCCGCGGCGAGCGAGGACCCGGTGGCCGTGCGTCGGTTCGCCTCCCGGATGACGCACGAGTCGGCCCGGCTCGCCCGGTTGGTGCAGGAGATCATCGACCTGTCCCGGCTGCAGGGCGCCGAACCGTTGCCCGATCTGCGGCCGCTGCCGACGGCGGCGCTGCTCGCCGAGGCGGTGGACCGCACCCGGCTCGTCGCCCAGGCGCAGGCCATCTCCATCGCGGTGATCGGCGACGGCCAGCTGCAGGTGCTCGGCGACGAGGGCCAGCTCGTCACCGCGGTCGCGAACCTTCTGGACAACGCGATCAGCTACTCGCCGCACGGCACCCGGGTGGTGCTCGGCGTGCGCCGCAGCGGGATGACCGTGGAGATCTCGGTCGCCGACGAGGGCATCGGGATCGCGGAGAAGGACCTCGAGCGGGTCTTCGAACGCTTCTACCGCGCGGATCCGGCCCGCTCGCGGGCGACGGGCGGGACGGGGCTGGGCCTCGCGATCGTCAAGCACATCGCCACCAATCACGGTGGGTCGGTGACCGTGTGGAGCGCGGAGGGCGCGGGGTCCACGTTCACCCTGCGGCTGCCGCTGTTCACCGGTCCGACGCAGTCGTTCACCCTCACCGACCGCCTCACTGCGGCGGCGGCCGGCTCCGAGGTCCCTGACGTGGAGGGCGCGCCGGGTGACCATCCCGACATCATCGCCGGTGCCGGTGCCGGTGCCGGTGCCGGTGCCGGTGCCGGTGCCGGTGCCGGTGGTGGCGGTGGCGGTGGCGGTACTGGTGGTGCCGGCGGCGGTGGCGGAAGCAAGGCCGCCGGGGCGGCGCGCCGCCCCGGCGGGGCCAGGAAGCGGTCCGGGTCGGCCGGTCCGTCCGATGTGACAGGGGGAGCGAACAGGTGA